The following nucleotide sequence is from Nitrososphaerota archaeon.
TCACAAGTTGCCTTGATGCTTACAATATCGAGCATGATCGGGATATTAATCGCAGTTCCAATAGCACTTTTGTTACCTATTTTTTACTTTAGACTTTACATTGGTATTTTGATTGTGACAATGGGCGTCATTATAGTTTCAAAGTATAACAGCCGTAGCAAGTTTTCTTGGAAGAAGATCATGGGACTTGGGAGTTTGGCTGCGTTCAATAAAGGATTATCCGGTGGAGGATACGGTCCCATTATAGTTTCTGGACAAATGTTGTCAGGTATAGATACGAAGAACTCTATTGGTATTACTGCATTATCCGAAGGAGCTACGTGTTTTATCGGCGTTATTACCTATTTCGTTCTCGGGACCCACATTGATTGGGTATTAGCACCATATCTACTGATTGGCTCATCAATTTCTGTCCCGATTTCAGTGTATTCGGTCAAAAAAATACCGTTAAAGCGTCTCACTTTGATTATAGGACTGGCTACAATTATACTTGGCACATTCTCGCTTATCCAATTATTCCGATAATTCGATTTACAGTTCAAGCCTTGGTACACAACTTGTTGAATCATTAGAGATTAAGAAAAAGCTTGGTGATGCGTATATGTGCTTGAAAGAAAGATTCCAAAAATGATCCAACCTGCAAACAAGAATTCGACAGATTCATTAGCCTAGTGCTCAAAGATGTCTCGCTAAATATACCCTCATTTTTGCCGAGCAAATCCTATGCCATAATATTGGACATTAGCGGGGAGTCGTTTCGGGTCTACGATTCTTCTTCCATCTACTACAATCAAGCCTTTTCTTTTGTACAGGTCGGGGTTTCGGAACTCAGCCCATTCTGTAGCTACTATACAAGCGCAGCAGTCGGTTAGCGCTTCTTTTGCAGTGGTCGCAAACTCAACCTTTTCCCCAAGTACTTTCCTTGCATTATCCGTAGCCTTTGGATCATACAAAACCACCTTGGCTTTCT
It contains:
- a CDS encoding sulfite exporter TauE/SafE family protein, which translates into the protein SQVALMLTISSMIGILIAVPIALLLPIFYFRLYIGILIVTMGVIIVSKYNSRSKFSWKKIMGLGSLAAFNKGLSGGGYGPIIVSGQMLSGIDTKNSIGITALSEGATCFIGVITYFVLGTHIDWVLAPYLLIGSSISVPISVYSVKKIPLKRLTLIIGLATIILGTFSLIQLFR